A DNA window from Rhizobium jaguaris contains the following coding sequences:
- a CDS encoding DUF2147 domain-containing protein codes for MKHASILAAILVLMAGAAEAADPLIGNWKTEDGATASIAHCGAGYCITMKTGKYVGRKIGNFSGKDGSYAGQITDPKTNKTYNGTLKISGISVKMQGCVMKVFCQSQTWTRL; via the coding sequence ATGAAACACGCATCTATTTTGGCAGCGATCCTAGTGCTGATGGCGGGCGCGGCCGAGGCTGCCGATCCGCTCATCGGAAACTGGAAGACGGAGGACGGGGCGACGGCTAGCATCGCTCATTGTGGCGCCGGCTACTGCATTACGATGAAGACCGGTAAATATGTGGGCCGCAAGATCGGCAACTTCAGCGGCAAGGATGGCAGCTATGCCGGCCAGATCACCGATCCCAAAACCAACAAGACCTATAACGGAACGCTGAAAATCTCGGGCATTAGCGTGAAAATGCAGGGCTGCGTCATGAAGG